A window of Nonomuraea angiospora genomic DNA:
AGGAGCTCGAGCGCATCGACAAGCGTTCGTACGACGAGCTGCTCGGGATCATGGAGACCCTCGAGAACCACTACCGGGACCTGTGCGACATCGAGTTCACGATCGAGCGCGGCAAGCTGTGGATGCTGCAGACGCGGGTCGGCAAGCGCACGGCGGCGGCGGCGTTCTGCATCGCCACCCAGCTCGTGGACCAGGGCCTGATCACGATCGACGAGGCCGTCACCCGCGTCACCGGCGACCAGCTGGCGCAGCTCATGTTCCCCCGCTTCGACGGCGGCGCGGACAAGAAGAAGATCGCCAAGGGTATGAACGCCTCGCCCGGCGCGGCCGTGGGCAAGGCCGTCTTCTGCTCCGAGCGGGCCGTGGAGCTGTCGGAGCAGGGCGAGGACGTCATCCTCGTCCGCCGCGAGACCAACCCCGACGACCTGTCCGGCATGATCGCCGCCAAGGGCATCCTGACCAGCCGGGGCGGCAAGACCTCGCACGCCGCCGTGGTGGCCAGGGGCATGGGGAAGACGTGCGTGTGCGGGGCCGAGGAGCTGGAGGTCTCGACGAGCGAAGGCCGCTTCACCGCGCCCGGCGGGGTGGTGGTGTCGGAGGGCGACGTCATCTCGATCGACGGAACGTCCGGGGAGATCTACCTCGGCGAGGTGCCGGTCGTGGACTCGGCCGTGGTCGAGTACTTCGAGGGCGCCGAGCCGGAGGACGAGCTGGTCAAGGCCGTGGACCGGATCATGAGCCACGCGGACTCGGTCCGGCGGCTGGGCGTGCGGGCGAACGCGGACACCCCGGACGACGCGGCGCGGGCCCGCCGGTTCGGGGGGCAGGGGATCGGGCTGTGCCGGACGGAGCACATGTTCCTGGGCGAGCGCAGGCAGCTCGTGGAGGACCTGGTCCTGGCCTCGACGGACGAGGCCCGCCAGGCGGCCCTGGACGCGCTGGAGCCGCTCCAGAAGGCCGACTTCACTGAGATATTTCGGGCTATGGACGGAAATCCCGTCACAATTCGGCTGATCGACCCGCCGCTCCACGAGTTCCTTCCCGACATCGTGGATCTGTCGGTCAAGGTCGCCACGGACGGGGCCACGGACAAGGACCGCAAGCTCCTGGCGGCCGTGAAGCGCCTCCACGAGCAGAACCCGATGCTCGGCCTCCGCGGCGTCCGCCTCGGGCTGGTGATCCCGGGCCTGTTCGCCATGCAGGTGAGGGCCATCGCCCAGGCGGCCAAGGAGGTGCCGGGCGCGCGGCCGGAGATCATGATCCCGCTGGTGGCGGCCGTACAGGAGCTGGAGTCGGTACGCGAGGAGGCGGCGAAGATCCTCGCGGAGACCGGCGTGGAGGCCCTGATCGGCACCATGATCGAAGTCCCCCGGGCGGCCCTGACCGCGGCCCAGATCGCGGAGGCGGCGGAGTTCTTCTCCTTCGGCACCAACGACCTGACCCAGATGACCTGGGGCTTCTCGCGGGACGACGTGGAATCGGCGTTCTTCTCCCGCTATCTCGACCAGGGCATCTTCGGCGTCTCCCCGTTCGAGACCCTGGACCGGGAGGGCGTCGGACGCCTGATCAGGATCGCGGTCGAGGAGGGCCGCTCGACCCGCCCGGACCTCCACCTGGGCATCTGCGGCGAACACGGCGGCGACCCCGACTCCGTCCACTTCTGCCACGACGTGGGCCTGGACTACGTCTCCTGCTCCCCCTTCCGCATCCCGATAGCCCGCCTGGAAGCAGGCCGCGCCGCCCTGACCGACTCAGACTCCGACACCCGCTGACCTCGGGGGGCCTCAACCCCCCCCGCTCGCTTCGCTCGCCGGCACCCACCCGCTACTCGGTTACCGGTCGGGCCCGCCGGACCGCTCGCTTCGCTCGCCGGCACCCGCCCGTTGCGTGGTTACCGGGTGGGCCTGCTGGATCCCGCCCCGAGCGGTCCTCGCTGACGCTCGGCCGTGTCGATGGGGGCTCGCAGCTTCGCCCCGAGCCCCCGGGCGAGGTGGCCTGCCGGCCCCCTCGCGCTCCCCCGGCCGTGGGCCACATTCCACAGGAGTGTCGTAGGCACTGAGACGAGAATACGAGCGGCGTTCTACGGCTGCGGAGGGACAATGCTAAGCGGCGTGAGCCTCGAATCGGACCGATGCGAGATCATGCCAGAGGTGCGCCGGACATCGGCGTCCAGGGCAGCGGCCAGGTGGCGTAGGAGCGCGACGGTTGGTGCAGTCAGCGCGTCAGCGCGGTGCCCAGGCGGCGGATCACCTCGGCCTCGCCCGGGTCGGCGTCGTCGCCGGACGGCGCGTGTTCGGTGATGGCCGCCCCGACGACGTCGTCCACCTGGGAGAGGAGGTCGAGCAGCCGCTGCGGCCGGACGCCGTCGGGCTCCGGGTAGCAGGTCGAGCCGAAGGCGGTGGGCTCCAGGACGTCGAGGTCGACGTGGACGTACACGGGGCCCCGCAGACCGTCGAGCGCGCGCTCCAGGTCGTCCACGCCGTACCTGCGCAGGCCGGTCTCCGCGAGGTACTCGTGCTCGGACGCGTCGCCCGCCCGCTCACCGGCGATGATCACCTGGTGCGGCCGCAGCGGCCGCTCCGGCGTGAGGCCGGCCGGGCCGTCCCCGAGCAGCGCGCGCACCACCATCCCGTGGAAGGCGCCCGACGGCAGGGTACGCGGGCTGTAGACGTCCGGGTGCGCGTCGATCCACAGCACCGTCAGAGCGTCCCCGAAGCGGGCGTGGGCGGCGTCGATCGGCGCGATGTCGACCGCGCAGTCGCCGCCGACGGTGACCACCCGGTCGTCGATGCCGGCCAGCGCCTCGCGCGTCCGCCGCTGGTTCTCCACGAGCACGTCGTACGCGCGAACCCCGGCCGCCCTGTCCCCGCCCGTCTCGAGCACCGGCACGGTCACCACCGCGTCGGCCGGAACGAGCGCGGCGGCGCGGCGGGCACCGGCCATCAGCCGCGGCGCGCCGTCGGACGCCGAGCCTTGCCATTGCGGCACGCAGAGCACAGTGGTCATGCGGCGACGATACGGGGCGCCGTGATCGGAGTGCCAGATCGTTCATGAGGAGGCCCAGGTCCGGTGTGGGCGTCGCCCACTTCGGAGGTCACTTCCATGGAAACCCTTGCCGCATCCGGATCGTAGTCGTACCGTCACGGATAGCGTTTCCCGAGATGTGGAGGTGGAGCAGTGGGGAGGCACGTATGCGGGCATCCTTTCGCGAACGGGGAGGTGTGATGTTCACGCACATCGCGTGGCGGCTCGACGCGATGATCGAGGCGATCACCGACCACCGCCCGCCCCTCACCCGCCCGATCGAGCAGGCGCTGCGGGCGGTCCCGCGCCACTGGTTCGTGCCGCCGGTGGGGGAGTCGCTCGAACGCGACGGGCGCGGCGCGCCGATCGACCGGGAGGCCGACCCGCCGGCCTGGTGGGACGCCGTTTACGCCGGGCGCCCGATCGTGGCCGCCGACGGGTGCTCGTGTCCCGCGCCCAGCGCGGTCGCCGACCTGCTGGAGCTGCTCGGGCCGGCGCCGGGCCAGCGGGTGCTGGAGGTGGGCACGCGTACGGGGTGGACCGCCGCCCTGCTGTGCCGGCTGGTCGGGCAGGCGGGGAGCGTGACCTCCATCGAGGCGGACCCCACCGTGGCCGAGCAGGCCGCCAAAAACCTGGCCGCCGCGGGAGCGCTCCCGCACCTGGTCGTGGGCGACGGCACGGGAGGCCGGTCCGAGCGGGCGCCGTACGACGGGGTGCACGCGACGTACGCGACGCGCACCGTGCCGTACGCCTGGATCGCGCAGACCAGGCCGGGCGGGGTGGTGGTCGCGCCGTACGGCGACGGGCACGCCCTGCGGCTCGTGGTCGGTCCGGACGGCACGGCCGCCGGACGGTTCTCGCCGCTGACGACCATGACGTGGACGCGGCGCGACACCCCGCCGGGCGCCGTCCTGGCCGAGGACGTCCTCGCCGGGCCGGGTGACGCCCGCCGGACGTGGGCGGAGTGGGGCGAGCCGGAGCGGGAGCGGTTCGGCGTGACGATCACGCCCGACGGGCAGCGGGTCTGGCTGGACAGCCCCGAGCGCGTGATCGGCTGAGCTGCCGAAATCCGGTTGACCCCGCGCGGAGCCCGCCAGAAGGATGCGGGGGTGCAGATCGAGTTCACGCGATTCTCCCCGGACGACGTCGAAGCGCTCGTCGGCTTCCTCACCGGGCACGAATGGCCCTTTCACGCGGGCGTCCAGGACCCCGGGACCGTGCGCGAGCGCGCCGCGGGCGGCCTCTACGACGACGAGGAGTCCAGGACGTTCTGGGTGCTCGCCGACGGGGAGCGGGCGGGCCTGGTGCGGCTGCAGGACCTCGCCGACGACACCCCCCTGTTCGACCTTCGGATAGCGGAGCGATGGCGGGGCCGGGGCCTCGGCGCCGCGGCGGTCGCCTGGCTGACCGGATATCTCTTCACGGAGCTGCCGCACGTCAACCGGATCGAGGGCACGACCCGCCAGGACAACCACGCGATGCGGGCGGTCTTCCGCAAGAGCGGCTACGCCAAGGAGTCGCACTACCGGGAGTCGTGGCCGGGCCTGGACGGCACGGTCCACGACGCCGTCGGCTACGCGATCCTGCGCCGCGACTGGCTCTCCGGCACGGTGACGCCCCCCGACTGGGACGACGAGCCCCGCTGACCGCGGGCGGCGCGCCTGGCCGGAGACCGGCCAGGCGCGGGGGGTCAGGAGGTCTTGCGGGGGCGGTGGCGGGCCACGGCGCGGGCGTGGGCGTCGGTCAGGAGGGGGCGGGCCTGCTCGCCCGGGTTCACGATGGCGATCCAGCCCTGGGTCGCGTACTTGGGGTGGGGCAGGACGCGGTCCTCGGCCGTGTAGTCGACCTCGGAGTCGTCGCCGGCGAGCCGCTGGAGGGTGGCGCGCCCGACGGCGATGTTGAGCCGGAACACGCCCGGCCTGTTCAGGTCGGAGAAGGTGTCCCAACCCGGGTAGTCCTTGATGACGATCGTGGCGAACGGCTGACGGGGGTGGGTCTCCAGGGTGCCTTCCGGGTCGTAGAAGAAGAACGTGTCGCCCCAGGCCACCTCGGGGGCTTCGCTGTTCGCCTCGATGGTCTGGGTCACGACTCCGGGAAAGCCGGAAACGAAGCTGATGATGTCTTCCTCAGTCATGCCTTCAAGTGTTTCATTGACCAACCCAGTGAGACTTTTCGCGCAGAACAGTCCCTTGACCGAGCGAAAGCTTCAAACCGCAGGAGGACAACCATGTCTGAGACACACCTTCCCGGGGGCTTCGTCAACGCCGTCGTCCGCGTCGGCGAGACCGTCCGCCGCACGCCCGGGCAGCGGGCCGCGTACGTGCACGAGCTGCTGCGCCTCCTGGAGGCGAGCGGGTGGGCGGGCGCGCCCCGGTTCCTGGGCCTCGACGAGCGCGGGCGGGAGATCCTGAGCTTCGTGGACGGCCACGTGGCCTGGGAGGACGTCCAGCCGGACGGCGTCGCCTCGGACGAGAGCCTGGCGCGGGTGGCGGAGCTGGTGCGGGAGTTCCACGACCTGACCGCCGGCACCTCACTGGCCGGGGAGGAGGAGGTGGTCTGCCACAACGACCTGTCTCCCAAGAACACCGTCTACCGGGGCGAGGAGCTGCGGCCGGTGGCGTTCATCGACTGGGACCTGGCGGGGCCGGGACGGCGCGTCCACGACGTGGCGCACGTCTGCTGGCAGTACGCGGGCCTCGGCCCGCTGCTCGCCGACCCGGCCGACGCGGCCCGGCGGGTGCGGCTGATCTGCGACGCCTACGGGCTGCGGGAGCGCGGCGAGGTGGTCGAGACGATCCTGTGGTGGCAGGACAGATGCCGGCGCGGCATCGAGCAGCAGGCCGCGGAGGGGCTCGCTCACGCGGTCAGGCTGCGCGAGCAGGGGGTGGTGGCGCAGGTGCGCGCCTGCCACGACTGGGTCGCCGAGCACCGCGCCGGATTCGAGCGGGCGCTGCGCTAGACCGTGGGCGTCACGGCCTGGGCGGGCTGCCCGGGGGAGGGCTCCTCGACCGGGACGTAGTCGTGGCGCATGCCGTGGTCCCCGAGCCACCGCCGCAGCCCGGAGACGGCCTCCGGATTGGCCGACACCTGGGCCGCGTACTCCGACAGCGCGACCTCCTCGCCGTCGTCGAACAGCAGCCGCGCAGGCCCCGACCACGACAGCGTCCACTTGGCCTCGCCGAGCTGGATCAGCACCGCCTCCAGCGCCTGCCCCAGCACCCCGGCGAGCAGGGTCTCCGAGGCGTTCCAGCCCTGCTCGCGCAGGACGGCCTCCAGCTCCGCCTGCCGGCCGCGGGCGATCGCCTCGAAGGCGGCGTCCAGGTACGGCCGCGCGGCCCCCATCACCCGCTGGCCGGCCACCGCCAGGTCGTGGAGGGCGTCGGCGTTGCGGCCCGCGTACATGGCGTGCGCCACCAGCTCCTCCCACGGCACCGGCCGCAGCCCGGTCAGCGCCTCCGGCGTCCACATGGACTGCTCCACGGCGTTCACCGCCACGTTCGCGTCACGCAGCAGCGTCAGGGCCGAGCGGGGGTCGGGGACGTGCGGCGGCTCCGGCAGGTGCTCGATGGCGGCCAGGCGCTCGGCCAGGCTCGGATGGGAGTCGTACGGCGAGACCTCCTGCGGCTCCTCGCCCAGCTTGGCGATCTCGGCCTGCCGGTCGGAGTCGCTCATGAGCGCGTGGAAGCCCCCGAACACCGAGACGGGCCTGGTGCCGCCCGCGCCGGTGAGCGACAGGTAGTTGGCGACGTAGAGGTCCCAGCCGGTCGCGGTGGTCTGGATCTTGCGCAGCGCCCCGGCCATGGCCTGCCGCCCGCCGATCGCGACCGCGAACTGGTCGGCCTCCAGCTCCTGCTTGCGCGAGACGGACTGCGAGACCCGCAGGTAGAACTTGGCGTACCAGGTGAACAGGCGCTGGACGAACGGGTGGTTGCGCAGCCCCTGGACGGTGGCGAGGAGCGCGACCCGCCCCCGGTAGACCGGCGCGCCCAGCCGCGTGTGCGCGCCGCTGTAGTGGCCCAGCTCGTGCCCCAGCACCGCACGCATCTCGTCCACCGTCAGCGTCTGCAGCAGCGGCAGCCCGATGAACATCCGCCGCCGCGTCGCCT
This region includes:
- a CDS encoding M48 family metallopeptidase; its protein translation is MTTAFRAVLAFILLAGFYVLVGLFLVAAVFFDVLLLVDFHANALKAAIVLTLVAGALVRALFVVSRRQGGEQPGVPIGREHEPVLWQTVEELAQRVRTAPPDEIRLVAEVNAAVSEDTRWLGMKATRRRMFIGLPLLQTLTVDEMRAVLGHELGHYSGAHTRLGAPVYRGRVALLATVQGLRNHPFVQRLFTWYAKFYLRVSQSVSRKQELEADQFAVAIGGRQAMAGALRKIQTTATGWDLYVANYLSLTGAGGTRPVSVFGGFHALMSDSDRQAEIAKLGEEPQEVSPYDSHPSLAERLAAIEHLPEPPHVPDPRSALTLLRDANVAVNAVEQSMWTPEALTGLRPVPWEELVAHAMYAGRNADALHDLAVAGQRVMGAARPYLDAAFEAIARGRQAELEAVLREQGWNASETLLAGVLGQALEAVLIQLGEAKWTLSWSGPARLLFDDGEEVALSEYAAQVSANPEAVSGLRRWLGDHGMRHDYVPVEEPSPGQPAQAVTPTV
- the ppdK gene encoding pyruvate, phosphate dikinase — its product is MAKYVYDFTEGNRNLKDLLGGKGANLAEMTNLGLPVPPGFTITTDACRHYLAAGVVPDGLEQEVAEHLDALEKQMGRRLGQADDPLLVSVRSGAKFSMPGMMETVLNIGLNDESVHGLAKQAGGNDRFAWDSYRRLIQMFGKTVLGIDGDLFEHALDTLKGKRQDTDLDAGELQGLVETFKGIVHEQTGKDFPTDPREQMRLAVMAVFDSWNAPRAILYRRQERIPADLGTAVNIVAMVFGNVGNDSGTGVAFTRDPGTGRQGIYGDYLQNAQGEDVVAGIRNTIPLEELERIDKRSYDELLGIMETLENHYRDLCDIEFTIERGKLWMLQTRVGKRTAAAAFCIATQLVDQGLITIDEAVTRVTGDQLAQLMFPRFDGGADKKKIAKGMNASPGAAVGKAVFCSERAVELSEQGEDVILVRRETNPDDLSGMIAAKGILTSRGGKTSHAAVVARGMGKTCVCGAEELEVSTSEGRFTAPGGVVVSEGDVISIDGTSGEIYLGEVPVVDSAVVEYFEGAEPEDELVKAVDRIMSHADSVRRLGVRANADTPDDAARARRFGGQGIGLCRTEHMFLGERRQLVEDLVLASTDEARQAALDALEPLQKADFTEIFRAMDGNPVTIRLIDPPLHEFLPDIVDLSVKVATDGATDKDRKLLAAVKRLHEQNPMLGLRGVRLGLVIPGLFAMQVRAIAQAAKEVPGARPEIMIPLVAAVQELESVREEAAKILAETGVEALIGTMIEVPRAALTAAQIAEAAEFFSFGTNDLTQMTWGFSRDDVESAFFSRYLDQGIFGVSPFETLDREGVGRLIRIAVEEGRSTRPDLHLGICGEHGGDPDSVHFCHDVGLDYVSCSPFRIPIARLEAGRAALTDSDSDTR
- a CDS encoding protein-L-isoaspartate O-methyltransferase family protein — translated: MFTHIAWRLDAMIEAITDHRPPLTRPIEQALRAVPRHWFVPPVGESLERDGRGAPIDREADPPAWWDAVYAGRPIVAADGCSCPAPSAVADLLELLGPAPGQRVLEVGTRTGWTAALLCRLVGQAGSVTSIEADPTVAEQAAKNLAAAGALPHLVVGDGTGGRSERAPYDGVHATYATRTVPYAWIAQTRPGGVVVAPYGDGHALRLVVGPDGTAAGRFSPLTTMTWTRRDTPPGAVLAEDVLAGPGDARRTWAEWGEPERERFGVTITPDGQRVWLDSPERVIG
- a CDS encoding arginase family protein, yielding MTTVLCVPQWQGSASDGAPRLMAGARRAAALVPADAVVTVPVLETGGDRAAGVRAYDVLVENQRRTREALAGIDDRVVTVGGDCAVDIAPIDAAHARFGDALTVLWIDAHPDVYSPRTLPSGAFHGMVVRALLGDGPAGLTPERPLRPHQVIIAGERAGDASEHEYLAETGLRRYGVDDLERALDGLRGPVYVHVDLDVLEPTAFGSTCYPEPDGVRPQRLLDLLSQVDDVVGAAITEHAPSGDDADPGEAEVIRRLGTALTR
- a CDS encoding phosphotransferase → MSETHLPGGFVNAVVRVGETVRRTPGQRAAYVHELLRLLEASGWAGAPRFLGLDERGREILSFVDGHVAWEDVQPDGVASDESLARVAELVREFHDLTAGTSLAGEEEVVCHNDLSPKNTVYRGEELRPVAFIDWDLAGPGRRVHDVAHVCWQYAGLGPLLADPADAARRVRLICDAYGLRERGEVVETILWWQDRCRRGIEQQAAEGLAHAVRLREQGVVAQVRACHDWVAEHRAGFERALR
- a CDS encoding GNAT family N-acetyltransferase, which codes for MQIEFTRFSPDDVEALVGFLTGHEWPFHAGVQDPGTVRERAAGGLYDDEESRTFWVLADGERAGLVRLQDLADDTPLFDLRIAERWRGRGLGAAAVAWLTGYLFTELPHVNRIEGTTRQDNHAMRAVFRKSGYAKESHYRESWPGLDGTVHDAVGYAILRRDWLSGTVTPPDWDDEPR
- a CDS encoding DUF6194 family protein encodes the protein MTEEDIISFVSGFPGVVTQTIEANSEAPEVAWGDTFFFYDPEGTLETHPRQPFATIVIKDYPGWDTFSDLNRPGVFRLNIAVGRATLQRLAGDDSEVDYTAEDRVLPHPKYATQGWIAIVNPGEQARPLLTDAHARAVARHRPRKTS